In Nitrospira sp., one genomic interval encodes:
- a CDS encoding glycosyltransferase family 4 protein, with translation MDVVCHVITKLELGGAQEVAMRVVSGLDRRRFRPVLVAGPGGLLTDEARALPGVEVQIVPSLIREIHPVQDLKTVWSLVSLFRRLHPKIVHTHSSKAGILGRVAAWLAGVPCILHTVHGYGVTPEQPFWMRRVVIAVERMVGRLTTRWITVSHADRRQGVGWGLFTPSQVSIVRPGINPEPFATKAEAAERQRFRATLGVGPTDLLVGMVACLKPQKAPGDFVHVASIVCRRIPRARFILIGDGILRPEVEALMLEYGVQDRVSLMGWRRDVASLYQAMDVFLLTSRWEGLSCAVLEARASRIPIVATRVGGVEEAIVEPVHGRLCRAGDVQDLAGRVCDILEDEPYRRTLASGNEIFPEEFTINETVKQYQSLYGYLLHVVHSRDHVMRWQTN, from the coding sequence ATGGACGTCGTCTGTCACGTCATTACCAAGCTGGAGTTGGGCGGGGCGCAAGAAGTAGCTATGCGGGTCGTCTCAGGCTTGGATCGACGACGCTTTCGCCCGGTATTGGTCGCTGGGCCCGGCGGCCTCTTGACGGACGAGGCGCGTGCACTTCCGGGGGTGGAGGTTCAGATCGTCCCATCGCTCATTCGCGAGATCCATCCGGTGCAGGATCTGAAGACAGTATGGAGCTTGGTGTCCCTGTTTCGTCGACTACATCCGAAGATTGTCCACACCCATAGTTCAAAAGCTGGTATCCTAGGGCGGGTTGCGGCTTGGCTGGCAGGTGTTCCTTGTATCCTCCACACAGTGCATGGATATGGCGTGACGCCGGAGCAGCCCTTTTGGATGAGAAGGGTCGTGATTGCGGTAGAACGCATGGTTGGCCGTCTCACCACACGGTGGATCACCGTGTCTCATGCCGATCGTCGTCAGGGGGTTGGATGGGGGCTGTTCACTCCGTCCCAGGTGTCGATTGTGCGACCGGGCATCAACCCGGAACCGTTCGCGACCAAGGCAGAAGCGGCCGAGCGGCAACGCTTTCGCGCGACCCTTGGGGTCGGTCCGACGGATCTGCTGGTGGGGATGGTGGCGTGCCTCAAGCCTCAAAAGGCGCCTGGAGATTTCGTCCATGTGGCATCGATAGTCTGTCGCCGTATCCCACGAGCGCGCTTCATCTTGATCGGGGACGGAATCCTGCGCCCTGAGGTCGAGGCCCTAATGCTGGAATATGGGGTCCAGGACCGAGTCTCCCTGATGGGGTGGCGTCGGGATGTGGCATCGCTTTATCAAGCGATGGATGTGTTCCTCTTGACGTCCCGGTGGGAGGGATTGTCCTGTGCGGTTTTGGAGGCCAGAGCGAGTCGAATCCCGATCGTGGCGACACGGGTAGGAGGCGTGGAAGAGGCCATTGTTGAGCCGGTGCATGGCCGGTTGTGCCGTGCGGGAGATGTCCAGGATTTGGCCGGCCGCGTGTGCGACATCCTGGAGGACGAGCCCTATCGTAGGACCCTTGCGTCAGGGAACGAGATCTTTCCGGAGGAATTTACGATCAATGAGACGGTCAAACAGTATCAGTCTCTTTATGGGTATCTGCTACATGTCGTCCACTCACGTGATCATGTGATGCGATGGCAGACGAATTGA
- a CDS encoding DegT/DnrJ/EryC1/StrS family aminotransferase — protein MNIPLLDLKAQYQSMRSEILAAIEATCDEQGFILGPRVTALEQAVASYIGSAHAVGVASGSDALLLALMAMGVKAGDEVVTVPFTFFATAGAISRLGAKPVFVDIEPDTFNLDPALLERAITPRTKAIIPVHLFGQCADMEAITEVAHRHKVGVIEDACQAIGAARKGRRAGVLGDAACFSFFPSKNLGGFGDAGMVTTNDQALAESIAMLRVHGSRVRYVHEAIGINSRLDALQAAVLLVKLKRLDQWAEGRRRNAARYAELFSDETVSEFLTLPIVAAHNFHVFNQYTLRVQRRDELRNYLKEQGVGTEVYYPLPLHLQNCYRDLGYQKGAFPHSERAAEEVLSLPIYAELTDEQLQYVVRTIAAFYRKH, from the coding sequence ATGAATATTCCGCTGCTTGATCTGAAAGCTCAATACCAGTCGATGAGGAGTGAGATCCTGGCTGCGATTGAGGCCACCTGTGATGAGCAGGGGTTCATCCTCGGGCCTCGGGTGACGGCGTTGGAGCAGGCGGTAGCGTCCTACATCGGGAGTGCCCATGCCGTCGGCGTGGCCTCGGGCAGTGACGCGCTCTTGCTGGCGCTCATGGCCATGGGGGTGAAGGCCGGCGACGAGGTGGTCACGGTTCCGTTTACCTTCTTCGCCACGGCCGGCGCGATTTCTCGCCTGGGTGCGAAACCGGTTTTCGTCGACATCGAACCTGATACCTTCAATCTGGATCCGGCGCTTCTCGAACGAGCGATCACTCCGCGAACCAAGGCGATCATTCCGGTGCACCTCTTCGGTCAGTGTGCCGACATGGAGGCAATCACGGAGGTTGCGCACCGACACAAGGTCGGGGTGATCGAGGATGCTTGCCAGGCCATCGGCGCGGCGCGAAAGGGGCGTCGAGCCGGCGTGTTGGGAGATGCGGCCTGCTTCAGCTTTTTCCCATCCAAAAATCTGGGCGGTTTTGGCGATGCCGGCATGGTCACGACCAACGATCAGGCCCTGGCCGAATCCATCGCCATGTTGCGTGTGCATGGAAGCCGTGTCCGGTATGTTCATGAGGCTATCGGGATCAATAGCCGGTTGGATGCCTTGCAAGCAGCAGTGCTCTTGGTCAAGTTGAAGCGGCTGGATCAGTGGGCGGAGGGACGACGACGGAATGCCGCACGATATGCCGAACTGTTCAGCGACGAGACAGTATCGGAGTTTCTCACCCTCCCGATCGTGGCTGCGCACAATTTTCACGTCTTTAATCAGTACACGCTTCGGGTGCAGCGGCGCGACGAACTGCGGAATTATCTGAAGGAGCAAGGGGTGGGGACGGAAGTCTATTACCCCCTGCCGTTGCACCTCCAGAACTGCTATCGCGATCTGGGATATCAGAAAGGGGCATTCCCCCATTCCGAACGTGCCGCGGAAGAGGTCCTCTCGCTTCCCATTTATGCCGAGCTGACGGACGAACAGTTGCAGTATGTCGTGCGAACCATTGCCGCCTTCTACCGCAAACACTAG
- a CDS encoding Gfo/Idh/MocA family oxidoreductase, which translates to MTQPHPTNSDSRPLRIALIGAGRHAQHHARAIARCPGAQLVAVADPSDSALAAMRDIVPGIGCFKTPEELLASERVQVVHIITPPATHAPLARMSLRAGCHIYVEKPFAESVADVQQILADAKAKGLLVCAGHQLLYEPPTRVLAQYLPTIGRVVHVESYFSFRTVRHAPGGRKVLRADHQLLDILPHPVYLLLQVLEQAGEGQTELLSLEVSHEGTVHALVRRGGLTGTLIVTLEGRPVESYLRVVGRNGSLFADYVRSTTQRAIGPGSSGIDKLFSPYRQAWQLLSGTTVAMANRFLKSRRSYPGLAELFTAFYDAARSGRPSPLSPEGILETVRICERVAQALKVAEAKALAVAVPRPVTSRGVLVTGGTGFLGKEIVRALLSRDRPVRVVARREPSPWERIAGAEYVVTDVAAGVSSELFKGIDTVIHAAAETAGGWPEHQRNSLDATEHMVRGAAAAGITHFVHVSSLAVLAQADGRVIGDDHPLEPDSKGSGPYVWGKLESERLAVQLGKELGLSVKVVRPGALVDYRDFDPPGRLGKRLGNLFVAVGSAHDRLGVVDVGFSGRFLAWMTDAWDAVPSPLNLLDPVSPTKHELLDRLRKVNPDLTVLWLPRVVLIPLSWLATLAQKALRPGKPAIDVAKVFSVLPYDTSRIAKLASQVDVPTQLKS; encoded by the coding sequence GTGACACAACCACACCCAACCAATTCCGATTCACGTCCGCTCCGGATCGCGTTGATCGGTGCCGGTCGCCACGCGCAGCACCATGCTCGCGCGATCGCCCGTTGCCCCGGCGCCCAGTTGGTGGCGGTGGCCGACCCATCCGATTCGGCGTTGGCTGCGATGCGTGATATCGTCCCGGGCATCGGGTGCTTCAAGACGCCAGAAGAACTGTTGGCTTCTGAACGGGTGCAGGTTGTGCACATCATCACACCGCCTGCCACGCATGCCCCGCTCGCTCGCATGTCGTTGAGGGCCGGATGCCATATCTACGTCGAGAAGCCGTTTGCGGAGTCTGTCGCGGATGTGCAACAGATTCTCGCGGACGCAAAGGCCAAGGGCCTGCTCGTCTGCGCAGGGCACCAGCTGCTGTATGAACCGCCCACCCGAGTGCTGGCACAATACCTCCCGACGATCGGCAGGGTGGTGCATGTTGAAAGTTACTTTTCCTTCCGAACCGTCCGTCACGCGCCAGGTGGGCGCAAGGTCCTTCGGGCCGACCACCAGCTGCTGGACATCTTGCCCCATCCCGTCTATCTGCTGCTCCAGGTCCTTGAGCAAGCCGGGGAGGGACAGACAGAACTGCTGTCATTGGAAGTCAGCCACGAGGGGACGGTGCATGCCCTCGTACGACGCGGAGGCCTGACCGGGACCTTGATCGTGACGCTGGAAGGGCGTCCGGTGGAAAGTTATTTGCGCGTGGTCGGACGGAACGGATCGCTGTTTGCCGATTACGTTCGCAGTACGACTCAACGCGCCATCGGCCCAGGCTCATCGGGAATCGACAAATTGTTCTCGCCCTATCGACAGGCCTGGCAATTGTTGAGTGGCACCACCGTGGCCATGGCGAATCGATTTCTGAAGAGCCGGCGAAGTTATCCTGGGTTGGCCGAACTCTTTACCGCCTTCTACGATGCCGCACGAAGCGGACGTCCATCCCCGTTGTCTCCGGAGGGCATTCTGGAAACGGTGCGGATCTGCGAGCGGGTGGCCCAAGCGTTGAAGGTTGCCGAAGCCAAGGCGTTGGCTGTAGCCGTGCCCAGGCCAGTCACGAGTCGAGGTGTGCTGGTCACGGGTGGCACTGGTTTTCTGGGGAAGGAGATCGTCCGAGCGCTGCTCTCGCGCGATCGTCCCGTTCGCGTAGTGGCGCGCCGCGAGCCTTCTCCTTGGGAGCGCATTGCAGGGGCCGAATACGTGGTCACCGACGTGGCGGCTGGAGTTTCGTCCGAGCTATTCAAGGGGATCGACACCGTCATCCATGCGGCGGCGGAAACGGCCGGAGGGTGGCCGGAGCACCAGCGCAATTCACTGGATGCGACCGAACATATGGTTCGAGGGGCTGCGGCGGCAGGCATTACCCATTTCGTGCACGTCAGCAGTCTGGCCGTCTTGGCGCAGGCTGATGGGCGTGTCATTGGCGATGACCATCCGTTGGAGCCCGATAGCAAGGGGTCCGGTCCCTATGTGTGGGGAAAGCTGGAGTCCGAGCGGTTAGCTGTGCAATTAGGCAAGGAGTTAGGACTTTCAGTGAAGGTGGTGCGACCCGGCGCCTTGGTCGACTATCGAGATTTTGATCCCCCAGGGAGACTGGGGAAGCGATTGGGAAATCTTTTCGTAGCCGTTGGATCGGCACATGATCGTCTCGGCGTAGTCGATGTGGGATTTTCCGGTCGCTTCTTGGCCTGGATGACCGATGCGTGGGATGCCGTCCCGAGCCCGCTGAATCTGCTCGATCCGGTTTCTCCGACCAAGCACGAGCTATTGGACCGGCTCCGCAAGGTGAATCCGGACCTGACGGTGCTGTGGTTGCCGAGGGTGGTTCTCATACCCCTCTCCTGGCTGGCCACATTGGCGCAAAAGGCGTTACGGCCCGGCAAGCCAGCCATCGATGTGGCCAAGGTCTTCAGTGTCCTGCCCTATGACACGTCCCGTATTGCGAAGCTGGCTTCCCAGGTGGATGTGCCGACTCAGTTGAAGTCGTGA
- a CDS encoding tetratricopeptide repeat protein, giving the protein MHMGTRARKVVVGLALFGLLAGCAQDQRWRSAMREGNDALRSGDYTHAEELFVTARKEAETIEPHGKRMAETLSQLGQVNRELARYARAEALFQEALAIRERVMGPDHAETASSLTDLGELYRLQGLYSQAEALHQRAREIREKVFGSEDSKTAESLNNIAVVYQDQRRFADAEPMLQQALAVLEKRLGPEHSLTAITRDNLAKMYQAQGQHARAMPLYQRALTIHEKAFGPNHPIVARNLENLGDTYRAQNQYSQAEVLYQRAVGIFRKSLGSDHVDTAEAMSRLGQLYELQGLYSQAEPLFQQAINIREKQQGGDNPHVAGELKNLAELYQAQSRLDQSEDLYKQALGIYERSVGYDREAYAKTLKSYASLLRRKQRAGEAERLEERANAVLKRLSQESLSMGKTAAEVPVTPAP; this is encoded by the coding sequence ATGCACATGGGAACGCGCGCGCGTAAGGTGGTTGTCGGTCTCGCCCTGTTTGGTCTTCTGGCCGGCTGTGCTCAGGATCAACGCTGGCGTTCGGCGATGCGTGAGGGCAATGACGCGTTACGCTCCGGAGATTACACCCATGCGGAGGAATTGTTCGTTACGGCCCGCAAAGAGGCGGAAACGATCGAACCGCACGGCAAACGGATGGCGGAAACCTTGAGCCAGTTGGGACAGGTCAATCGTGAATTGGCTCGTTATGCGAGAGCCGAAGCGCTCTTCCAAGAGGCGCTGGCGATTCGCGAGCGTGTGATGGGGCCGGACCATGCCGAGACTGCTTCGAGTTTGACCGATCTCGGAGAGCTTTATCGGCTCCAGGGGCTCTATTCTCAGGCCGAGGCGCTCCATCAACGCGCCCGGGAAATTCGGGAAAAGGTGTTCGGCTCCGAGGACAGCAAGACGGCGGAGAGTCTGAACAACATCGCCGTCGTGTATCAAGACCAGCGGCGCTTTGCGGATGCGGAGCCAATGCTTCAACAGGCGTTGGCGGTTCTCGAGAAACGGCTTGGACCGGAACATAGCCTGACGGCGATTACCCGTGACAACCTCGCCAAGATGTATCAGGCGCAGGGCCAGCACGCGCGTGCCATGCCGTTGTATCAGCGGGCTTTAACGATCCACGAAAAGGCCTTCGGTCCGAACCATCCGATCGTCGCTCGGAATCTGGAAAACTTGGGGGATACGTATAGGGCTCAGAACCAGTACTCCCAGGCGGAAGTGTTGTATCAGCGAGCGGTGGGGATTTTTCGAAAATCCCTCGGGAGTGACCATGTCGACACCGCAGAAGCCATGAGCCGGCTAGGGCAGCTGTACGAATTGCAGGGGCTGTACTCTCAGGCCGAGCCGCTGTTCCAGCAAGCGATCAACATTCGTGAAAAACAGCAGGGAGGAGACAACCCCCACGTCGCCGGTGAATTGAAGAACCTGGCGGAGCTGTATCAGGCGCAAAGCCGGCTGGATCAATCGGAAGATCTGTACAAACAGGCGCTCGGGATCTATGAACGGTCGGTGGGGTATGACCGAGAAGCCTATGCCAAGACCCTGAAGAGTTATGCCTCGTTGTTGAGGCGCAAACAACGAGCCGGCGAGGCCGAGCGCCTGGAAGAACGCGCGAATGCCGTCCTGAAGCGCCTTTCGCAGGAAAGTCTGAGCATGGGAAAAACCGCTGCCGAAGTGCCTGTCACCCCGGCTCCCTGA
- a CDS encoding TraR/DksA C4-type zinc finger protein, with protein MHAVRQHSAVPRLHLHASKLSVLSRRDQASYGFCRQCQDEIPVSRLRVQPQAVLCADCIEERLERLYADSL; from the coding sequence ATGCATGCCGTTCGCCAACATTCCGCCGTCCCTCGGTTACATCTGCACGCTTCAAAACTGTCCGTGCTGAGTCGTAGGGACCAAGCATCGTATGGATTTTGTCGGCAATGTCAGGATGAGATCCCAGTCTCTCGGCTCAGGGTCCAACCGCAAGCCGTGCTCTGTGCCGACTGTATCGAAGAGCGCCTTGAGCGCCTCTACGCCGATTCCCTGTAG
- the ppk1 gene encoding polyphosphate kinase 1 produces MSARHTDSNQLSPSHARLKPAERPPTSDLFRPEWYLNRELSLLEFNRRVLELAKDQTVPLLERLKFLCIVSSNLDEFFEIRVAGLREQVTHGAEQRGVDGLTPSELLSRIATSAHQLVEEQYTVLNNSLIPQLADQRIRFLKRAEWTASHIRWMRRFFSRELLPLLSPVGLDPAHPFPKLLNKSLNFLVTLEGTDAFGRQNGTAIVQVPRSLPRVIRLPSRNSAWPHDFAFLSSVIHAFVHQLFPGLRVTGCYQFRVTRNSNLFVDEEAVEDLRLALEGQLPDRRFGDEVRLEVADNCPLDLVYFLREQFHLGPQDVYQCRGPVNLHRLMAVPDLIDRPDLKFESFTPSIPGSLTDTADWFEAMRQGDILLHHPFQSFTPVTEFLRQAAGDPHVLAIKQTLYRTGADSAIVQSLVDAARGGKEVTVVIELRARFDEEANIELAHDLEEAGAHVVYGVVGHKTHAKLSLVVRREDRHLRHYAHLGTGNYHARNARLYTDLGLLTCDPAIGRDVRTMFQQLTSPGRPGRLKHLLQAPFTLHSTLLKWIARETDRAKKGKPARIMAKMNALLEPQIIRALYKASQAGVTIDLIVRGPCALRPDIPGLSEHIRVRSVVGRFLEHSRIFYFLNDGEEKVWLSSADWMDRNFFRRIEVAFPILDPVLKRRVIEEGLQPYLEDNTHTWVLHAGGTYRRETPGRRKPRSAQQWLLNQFAT; encoded by the coding sequence ATGTCGGCTCGTCACACAGATTCGAACCAGCTCTCTCCTTCTCACGCCCGATTGAAGCCGGCGGAGCGCCCGCCCACGTCCGACCTGTTTCGTCCCGAGTGGTACCTTAATCGGGAACTCAGCCTCCTGGAGTTCAACCGCCGCGTCCTTGAGTTGGCCAAGGATCAGACGGTGCCCTTGCTGGAGCGGCTGAAGTTTCTTTGCATCGTCAGTTCCAATCTCGATGAGTTCTTCGAAATCCGCGTGGCAGGCTTGCGAGAACAAGTGACGCACGGAGCCGAGCAACGGGGGGTCGACGGCCTCACGCCCTCGGAGCTGCTAAGCCGTATCGCCACGAGTGCGCACCAGCTGGTCGAAGAGCAATATACCGTCTTGAACAACTCCTTGATTCCGCAATTGGCCGACCAGCGCATCCGATTTCTGAAACGTGCCGAATGGACCGCTTCGCACATTCGATGGATGCGCCGCTTCTTTTCGCGCGAGCTGCTGCCCCTGCTGAGCCCGGTGGGATTGGACCCTGCCCACCCCTTTCCCAAGCTGCTCAATAAGAGCCTCAATTTCCTCGTGACGCTGGAGGGGACGGACGCCTTCGGCCGCCAGAACGGCACGGCCATCGTGCAAGTCCCTCGTTCGCTCCCGCGTGTGATTCGCCTCCCCTCCCGCAACAGCGCCTGGCCGCACGATTTCGCCTTTCTTTCGTCGGTGATCCACGCCTTCGTTCATCAGTTGTTCCCGGGTCTTCGGGTCACGGGCTGCTATCAATTTCGCGTGACGCGCAACAGCAACCTCTTCGTCGACGAAGAGGCCGTGGAGGACTTGCGGCTGGCATTGGAAGGACAGTTACCGGATCGTCGCTTCGGCGACGAGGTTCGCCTGGAAGTCGCGGACAATTGCCCACTCGACCTCGTGTATTTCCTGCGGGAACAATTTCATCTCGGACCGCAGGACGTGTATCAATGTCGCGGGCCGGTCAATCTGCATCGCCTGATGGCGGTGCCGGACTTGATCGACCGCCCGGACTTGAAGTTCGAGTCCTTCACCCCGAGCATCCCAGGCTCGCTCACCGACACGGCGGACTGGTTCGAGGCCATGCGACAGGGCGATATCCTGTTGCATCACCCATTCCAATCATTCACCCCGGTCACGGAATTTCTTCGCCAGGCCGCGGGCGATCCGCATGTGCTCGCCATCAAACAGACGCTCTATCGCACGGGCGCCGATTCCGCCATCGTGCAATCACTCGTCGATGCTGCGCGCGGAGGAAAAGAAGTGACCGTGGTCATCGAATTGCGCGCCCGGTTCGATGAGGAAGCGAATATCGAGTTGGCTCATGACTTGGAAGAAGCCGGGGCGCACGTGGTGTACGGCGTGGTCGGGCACAAAACTCATGCCAAACTGAGCCTCGTCGTGCGTCGGGAAGATCGACACCTTCGCCACTACGCCCACCTGGGTACGGGCAACTATCACGCACGCAATGCCCGTCTCTACACCGATCTGGGCCTCCTCACCTGCGACCCGGCCATCGGCCGAGACGTCCGTACGATGTTCCAGCAGCTCACGTCGCCCGGCCGGCCGGGGCGGCTGAAACACCTGCTCCAGGCCCCTTTCACCCTTCACTCCACCTTGCTGAAGTGGATCGCCCGCGAGACCGATCGCGCCAAGAAGGGCAAACCCGCCAGGATCATGGCGAAGATGAACGCGCTGCTGGAGCCGCAGATCATCCGCGCCCTCTACAAGGCTTCCCAGGCGGGAGTGACCATCGATCTCATCGTGCGCGGCCCCTGCGCCTTGCGACCCGACATCCCCGGTCTCTCGGAGCATATCCGCGTCCGCTCGGTCGTCGGCCGCTTTCTCGAGCATAGCCGGATTTTCTATTTTTTGAACGACGGCGAAGAGAAGGTTTGGCTCTCCAGCGCCGACTGGATGGATCGTAATTTTTTCCGTCGGATTGAGGTCGCCTTTCCGATCTTGGATCCCGTGCTGAAACGACGGGTCATCGAGGAAGGACTGCAGCCTTATCTTGAAGACAACACTCACACCTGGGTGTTGCACGCCGGCGGCACCTATCGTCGGGAAACTCCCGGCCGGAGAAAGCCGCGCTCCGCCCAACAGTGGCTGCTGAATCAATTTGCCACCTGA
- the ilvD gene encoding dihydroxy-acid dehydratase, with product MTIDPRQKSHTLLDGPGRAPARAMLKAVGFTDADLERPLIGVANTWIEVMPCNYHLRRLSERVKAGIRAAGGTPIEYNTIAVSDGISMGTEGMKASLISREVIADSVELVARGHLFDGVVALSGCDKTIPGTVMGLCRLNLPSLMLYGGSIMPGQFQGHDVTIQDVFEAVGKHASGKMTNAELKDLEDHACPGPGACGGQFTANTMAIAFEFLGISPMGRNGVPAMDQQKDDVAFECGKLVMDLLKKDLRPKQIITRRSIENAIAAVATTGGSTNAVLHLLAVAREMGVRLTIDDFDKINRKVPLLADLKPGGRFTAADLFTAGGTTLVAKRLLDAKLLHPDQPTVSGRTIGEEAAAAKEQPGQQVLRPLGNPIKPTGGLVILKGNLAPEGCVVKVAGHSIMHFRGPAKVYNREEDAFAAVQSGKIKAGDVVVIRYEGPSGGPGMREMLGVTAAIVGAGLGDSVALLTDGRFSGATHGLMAGHVSPEAVKGGPIGAVKTGDIITFDIAKRRLDVELSQKDLASRLKKVKHPAPRYQSGVMGKYARHVSSASEGAVTT from the coding sequence ATGACCATCGACCCACGCCAGAAAAGCCATACCCTTCTCGACGGCCCCGGACGGGCCCCGGCCCGTGCCATGCTCAAGGCCGTCGGATTCACCGACGCGGACCTCGAGCGTCCCTTGATCGGCGTCGCCAACACCTGGATCGAGGTGATGCCCTGCAATTACCACCTGCGTCGGCTGTCCGAGCGTGTCAAGGCGGGGATCCGCGCCGCAGGCGGGACGCCCATCGAGTACAACACCATCGCCGTCTCCGACGGCATTTCCATGGGCACGGAAGGCATGAAGGCCTCTTTGATCAGCCGTGAGGTCATCGCTGACTCGGTCGAGTTGGTCGCACGTGGGCACCTATTCGACGGCGTCGTCGCCCTCTCCGGGTGCGACAAGACCATCCCCGGCACCGTCATGGGCCTCTGCCGTCTCAACTTGCCCTCGTTGATGCTCTACGGCGGGTCCATCATGCCGGGCCAGTTCCAGGGCCACGATGTGACGATTCAAGACGTGTTCGAGGCGGTCGGCAAACATGCCTCCGGCAAGATGACGAACGCCGAGTTGAAGGATCTGGAAGACCATGCCTGTCCGGGCCCCGGAGCCTGCGGCGGCCAGTTCACTGCCAACACAATGGCGATCGCCTTCGAGTTTTTGGGCATCTCCCCCATGGGACGTAACGGGGTCCCTGCCATGGACCAGCAAAAAGACGACGTGGCCTTCGAGTGCGGCAAGCTCGTCATGGACCTGCTGAAGAAGGACTTGCGGCCCAAACAGATCATCACTCGTCGTTCGATCGAAAACGCCATCGCGGCTGTGGCCACGACCGGTGGATCGACGAACGCCGTCCTGCATCTCTTGGCTGTGGCGCGGGAGATGGGCGTCCGCTTGACCATCGACGATTTCGACAAGATCAACCGCAAGGTGCCGCTGCTGGCCGATCTGAAACCGGGCGGGCGCTTTACGGCCGCGGACCTCTTTACCGCCGGCGGCACGACACTGGTGGCGAAGCGTCTGCTCGACGCCAAGCTCCTCCATCCGGACCAGCCCACGGTGTCGGGACGGACCATCGGCGAAGAAGCCGCGGCGGCCAAGGAACAACCGGGGCAGCAGGTGCTGCGTCCTCTGGGCAACCCGATCAAGCCGACGGGCGGGTTGGTGATTCTCAAGGGCAACCTGGCACCGGAAGGTTGTGTCGTGAAGGTGGCAGGGCACTCCATCATGCACTTCCGCGGACCGGCCAAAGTGTACAACCGTGAGGAAGACGCGTTCGCCGCCGTGCAGTCGGGGAAGATCAAGGCCGGTGATGTGGTCGTCATCCGGTATGAAGGCCCATCCGGCGGGCCCGGCATGCGCGAGATGTTGGGGGTCACTGCCGCCATCGTCGGCGCGGGGTTGGGAGATTCGGTCGCGCTCCTCACCGACGGGCGCTTCTCAGGCGCCACCCACGGATTGATGGCGGGGCACGTCTCGCCTGAAGCCGTCAAGGGCGGTCCCATCGGCGCAGTGAAGACGGGAGACATCATCACCTTCGACATTGCGAAGCGCCGGTTGGATGTGGAGCTGTCCCAAAAGGACCTGGCATCGAGGCTGAAGAAGGTGAAGCATCCCGCACCCCGATATCAGTCCGGGGTGATGGGCAAGTACGCCCGCCACGTGTCCAGCGCCTCGGAAGGCGCCGTGACCACCTGA
- a CDS encoding PepSY domain-containing protein: protein MMKSFAIGALLVGALCLVTTPAWSDKGHKGKDEKCDVADLVKDAKITIDQAIKTALDKAPGTAVEAELEKKHDKTVWEVEVLGADGKMMEVHIDAGTGEVIDVEAKHEKHEKKDKKEKH from the coding sequence ATGATGAAGTCGTTCGCAATCGGCGCACTGCTCGTCGGCGCTCTCTGCCTCGTCACCACTCCGGCCTGGAGCGACAAGGGGCATAAAGGCAAGGACGAAAAGTGCGATGTCGCAGATTTGGTCAAGGACGCAAAGATCACCATCGACCAGGCGATCAAGACTGCGCTGGACAAGGCGCCCGGCACGGCTGTCGAAGCCGAGCTCGAAAAGAAACACGATAAAACGGTGTGGGAAGTGGAAGTCCTCGGAGCGGACGGCAAGATGATGGAGGTGCATATCGACGCCGGCACCGGCGAGGTCATCGACGTGGAAGCCAAACACGAAAAACACGAGAAGAAAGACAAGAAAGAGAAGCACTAG
- a CDS encoding NAAT family transporter has translation MNLLEYALFAFSSLFVIVDPIAVVPAFLAMTPRDSVAQRLRTARMACFVAAGILTVFALFGQTIFKLLGITLPAVQIAGGLILLLVALDMLRAQRSTVQATPAETEAGTGKDDIAIAPLAVPMLAGPAAISTVILLETQARTLALRAVLLGCLVLVGIASYSILAIGARGAKWLNPIADKIISRLMGLLLAALAVQFMMNGLTGEQGLLRGLIGP, from the coding sequence ATGAATCTCTTGGAATACGCGCTCTTCGCGTTCAGTTCGCTCTTCGTCATCGTCGATCCCATCGCCGTCGTGCCCGCATTTTTGGCAATGACGCCGAGGGATTCCGTGGCACAACGGCTGCGCACCGCCCGCATGGCCTGTTTCGTCGCCGCCGGAATCCTGACCGTCTTCGCCCTGTTCGGCCAGACCATCTTCAAACTTCTGGGCATCACGCTGCCGGCGGTGCAGATCGCCGGCGGACTCATCCTGTTGCTCGTGGCGTTGGATATGTTGCGCGCGCAACGGTCCACGGTGCAGGCGACTCCCGCGGAAACGGAAGCAGGCACCGGCAAGGACGACATCGCGATCGCGCCGCTCGCCGTGCCGATGTTGGCGGGTCCGGCGGCCATCTCCACGGTCATTCTCTTGGAGACGCAAGCTCGGACACTGGCGTTGCGCGCGGTATTGCTGGGATGCCTTGTACTCGTCGGAATCGCGAGTTACAGTATATTAGCGATCGGTGCTCGCGGAGCGAAGTGGCTCAACCCCATCGCAGATAAAATCATCTCTCGACTCATGGGTTTGTTGCTTGCGGCGCTGGCCGTTCAGTTCATGATGAACGGTCTGACCGGTGAGCAAGGACTGTTACGCGGATTGATCGGGCCGTAA